The nucleotide sequence CCGTGGTTGAAGGAGCCGATAAGCCGGCGCTTACCATTGAAAAGCAAGTAACGGGCGGCCCAGATAGTAGGAGTACCCACGTCGCAGGTGAAAACAGCGTCTTCGGCGGCCTGCTCGTTTAGCAGGCGGGTCACGTACTGCGGGTGCATGCTGGTGTCGCCGGGTTCTCCGGTTGCCAGCTCATCGAGGCTTTGGCGGGTGTCGCGGTAGTGTTTCAACGACTTTTCCAGGTGCGCACGGTCGGTCTTGTGGGTGAGCTGCGGCACCAGTAGGCGTAAGGTTTCTGCTACGTCGCCTACCAAGCCTACCTCCACGCGGGTACGGCGGCCGATGTGGGCGGCTCGCACGTCTACCTGTACCACGCGCGCTTCATCGGGCAGAAACTGGATGTACGGGAAGTCGGTGCCAAGCATAAGCAGGGCGTCGCAGTTCATGATGGCCTCGTAGCCCGACGAAAACCCGAGCAACCCCGTCAGTCCTACGTCATAGGGGTTGTTGGGCTCCACAAATTCTTTGCCGCGCAAGGCATGTACAATAGGCGCGCCCAATGCTTCGGCTACCGCCAGCAACTCGGTATGCGCCCCGGCACAGCCTGCCCCGGCCAAAATTGTTACTTTCTCTACTTCGTTCAGGAGTGCAGCAGCTTCGCGCACATCCCTTTCAGCCGGGCGTAAAGTAGCCACACGGCGCAAGATGGGCAGCCTAGGGGCGGGCACATTCGGCACGTCCAGGTGTGTTACGTCGCCAGGCACCACCAGCACCGACACGCCGCGCGCACTAAGTGCGGTTTGGATAGCGGCTTCGATCATGCGCACGGCTTGTCCAGGTTGCGAAAGCAACTCACAATACGCGCTGCATTCCTTGAAC is from Hymenobacter tibetensis and encodes:
- the poxB gene encoding ubiquinone-dependent pyruvate dehydrogenase, whose product is MTKTVAEILVDTLMAAGVQRVYGVVGDSLNAITDVIRAREGIEWIHVRNEEAGAFAAGAEAHLTGSLAVCAGSCGPGNTHLLNGLYDCNRSRVPVLAIAAQIPSGEIGTGYFQETHPETTFKECSAYCELLSQPGQAVRMIEAAIQTALSARGVSVLVVPGDVTHLDVPNVPAPRLPILRRVATLRPAERDVREAAALLNEVEKVTILAGAGCAGAHTELLAVAEALGAPIVHALRGKEFVEPNNPYDVGLTGLLGFSSGYEAIMNCDALLMLGTDFPYIQFLPDEARVVQVDVRAAHIGRRTRVEVGLVGDVAETLRLLVPQLTHKTDRAHLEKSLKHYRDTRQSLDELATGEPGDTSMHPQYVTRLLNEQAAEDAVFTCDVGTPTIWAARYLLFNGKRRLIGSFNHGSMAGAMPQAIGAQLTYPGRQVIAMAGDGGLAMLLGELLTIRQLKLPVKIVVYNNSSLGFVELEMKANGYLEYGTALDNPNFADLAEAAGLHGIRVTDPADLPTAIAEMLAHPGPVLLDAVVKRTELSMPPTIDASQVKGFSLYALKAIMNGRGDELVELAKTNLFR